GATCTGCCTTTAAAGTGTTAATTAGCAGAAAACATGTGGTATTTGGTTTTATATTTTCTGTTTCAAGTCTCTAGTATCTCACTTGTGTACTACATCTTCTTGTCGATCTTTTATAAACAATGGATGACCTTTGTTTGTTTTTTCATAACGATAGAGCAGTGTACTCTGGCTTTTTGTATCaattatgagaaaaaaattaacagttttttttcatatttatggTTCTTCTCTCTTGGATGGCTTCTTGATTGCCAGGTGGTTTTACTTTTACAATTGGCAAAACACTGTATTAGAATAACGGGAGAGAGTCAGCGATGTTCACTTTATTACATTTTCTTCAGCATGGAAAGTTCTCCAGCTTCTATATCACGATTTTTGAACATAATCTGTGTTGTGCATCTCTTTCAAGTTACAAATGAAAGTGAAGGAATTTGATAATTGAACACCTCATTATGCATCAATAAGATTGTAAAAGATTGTCATATATCAAATAGTTCAAAGCACTTTTGAAGTCACGTTTTATATCCATAGATCTTTGTGCATCATACTTATAAACATAAATTGATTCAACATCTTTATCATGTTTATAGTGGAAGGTGCTGAGAAGATTAGCACTTCAGAGGCAAATAATATCTGCATGACTCCAAGAGAAATGGATGGTTTTCAAATCAGGCCTGTTGCATTGCTGGAGTCAGGAGAAGGCTTACCTTACGCTCCTGAAAATTGGCCAAATCCAGGTGATATTTGGACTTGGAAAGTTGGGAGAAGAGTCAAAGCTTCAGGATACTTTCAAGATAGGTACTTGATTGCTCCACCAAGGCTTCAAGAAACCCCAAGAAAGAAAATGTGGTTTTTGAGTAAGCTATCTCTTAAAACTTATCTCAAAACAAACTACCCTGAAGCTGATACCAATGCATTTTTCTCGTCATTTGTTTGGGACGTTCCAGCTGATTTCAATGCTTTTTTCACGTCGCCTGAGGGCAAAGGTTAGTAGGAAAACTATGAAATTTCTGACACTTCTTGATGAGACATTGTACAATATCATGCATTATTAGTCTTTTATGAGATATAATAACTGTTTAGAGATAGGTAACCTCCCTTTCTATGATTACACAGTGCTGTCTCTTGGCTCTCTTTCTTTCTGTTTTGTTCTCTGTATAGGATCTTTAGACTAGAAAATTCGCAACCATACTAGCATAATAATTTTACATCTGTTCCATTTTCTTGTCTAAGCATGGTAATTACTTAATGTCTAGAGCTGCCTCAAATAGCGTTATTATTGTTGCTCTTGGTTATAACTGTTTGCTTGCAGCACCCTCTTCGTCTTGAGTTGATTAGGTTCTATCATACCTCTGTTTCAAAGCATCATACCTGCGACATTACTCGTTTTCTTTTGGTGTTAATATAATGCTGGATTTTTCTCGTCTCTCTGTGCTTCTTCCTTGTTTGGAGACACTTGTAATCCTTTGCTTTGAAGATTGCAATGTCCTGCATGTATGACCAGGTATCTTCTCACCTTTGGCCAAAGATAGAAGAGAACATGACTATAAAAGTGGGagatgggggggggggggaaacAAAGTTTTGGGTAGATGCTTGGAACAATCAGAACCCGCTGAAGGATACCTTTCCTGACTTATTCATCATATGCAACAACCCTGAAGCAACTGTCAAAGAATGTTGGACTGATCATGGATGGGGTCTTTCTTTTAGAAGATTATTGAATGATTGGGAGGTGGATAGGGTGGCCAACATGCTGCTTCTACTAGAGGACTTCTCAGGCACTACCTCAAATTCAGATTTTATGAGATGGAAGCACGGAAATGATGGAAAATTCTCTGTTAAGAGGACTTATGTGATAAGTAATGCACATCAAAACAGAAGAGAACAATTTTTGTGGAACAATGTCTGGAaaaacatacaacaacaacaacaacaacaacgacccaatgaaatcccacaacgtgaggtctggggagggtaaagtgtacgcagacctgactcctacaaGGTAGGATGGcttttccgaaagaccctcggctcagtaaaattaaaaaaaaaaaagtcagaTAAGAAtgagaagttcaaagcgatatagaAAAGCAAGTAACGAAAGCAACCCAGATAAGATAGAGCagtcaaagtacagaaagtaatgaaagtaataaataataatagacaTCAGACCACAGGGAattatagtgcgttaatacgcctactaatGTCTGGAAAAACATAGCTCCAACTAAAGTAAAATGTTTTACCTGGTTGGTAGTAAGAAAGGCTTGCCTAACACAAGAGGTTTTGAAGAGAAAGAGACGCATTATAGTCTCCAGATGCCAACTTTGTGGTGAAACAGAAGAGACAAACAATCATCTCTTTTTGCATTGTAAATTCACTGCACAGTTATGGGCCTTATTTCTTACCCTCACTAATACAAGATGGACCATGCCTGAGCACACTGCAGATCTGCTGAGTTGTTGGATTAGAAGAGGAGAGAGCAAGAGCCAGAAGAGATGGTGGAAAATCATCCCACACTGCATATGGTGGAATGTATGGAAAGAGAGAAATAGCAAAAGCTTTGAAGATAGGTccaattccattcataaagttAAATGGAATTGTATTGTATCTTTTTATTATTGGTGTAAAAAGATAGAAATAGATGAACTAGAACTAGTAGATTTGTTAGGATCTCTGTAAGTAGCTTCCTCCTACTCTCTATTTGCCTCTTTTTGAAGGTCTCCAGCATATCCTTAATGACGAGGAATACAACGttaccaatttcaaaaaaaataaaattagatatAAGATTATGTTCAAGCATATCTTCTTAATGGTGAAAGAGCTCTGTGTAGTTCAACGCTTGCCATCCTATAAATAGGATAATAGGATGCTCATACTTTGTTTAAGACACTCGAATTGAGTACCATTTTATGAATGGAGCCCTTCTCATTTTTCCATCACATTCCTCCTATTTCTCTATATGTTTCTCTCCTTTTTCCCTTCTCTCTTCTGGTGCTCCATCAATTCTGGTAGCGGAGCTAAAGTTACAATTCATTACGCTACACCCTTTACTTATAAAAGAACCAATTCATCTACTTTCcacaaattaaataattcatatcatttaacCAACAtctttttatcattttcattTTTGGTACGCGAGGTGCTTCTTTCAAGGAAGATTCAACTACCGCGTTCTGTTATTCAAGTCTTTTGGGAGTTACTCTAGCAATCTTACTCATCCGTACCTAGATTTCCCTATCGGAGGAGAGTGATATAGATAATGACAATGTTAGTTAGCTTTATCTGATGATTAGAAACAAGAGTACGGTAATCTTGTCTTAAAAGATAAGGTTACATTTGATCATATCTTTTTAGTTATTAGTTAGAAACACAATAGAGATAATCTTATGTTAGATTTAGATTTGCCCAATTTATCTTTTGAGTTAGAGATAAAAGTTCTAGTTTTTTTCAAGAGTTGCTACTCCCTATCGTATAAATATGACAGCATCATGGATAGTGACGATTCCAGGATTTTCACTAAGtggttcaaaaaataaaaatgtagtaGTTGAGATTTGAACTTGGAACCTTAAAGGTGAATTTTGAATCCCCTTAACTACTGAGTCAACTTTTAGTCTTGTGTTCAGTGGATTCAAAAtctctatatatacataaaaaaaagtaCCTTATATATACACTTGTAATTTTTTGCCGGGGAGTTTGGGATGAACACCTCCCACCTCCCTAGCTTCGCCCCTGATCATGGGGAGGTCAACTGCAAGTCAGGTGAAGTAAGGGAAGATAGACTTTGGTGTAGAAATTTGGACAAGACCAGAAGATATGAAGTCTACTTCAAGTCTTCAATTGAAGTGCTTGGAACTTGTTGGAGGTCCAAGAATGCAATGACACAACCAACTTGtctcattttggtatttttgggTCTTGATGACTTATGGAGGTTCCCAAATGGGTTTGGACAAACCGAAAGTGCTTATAAGTTGTAAAATCATGAGTGAGGAGTGATCAACTTATGGCTTTTGGTTGATTTGGACTTAACAACACTTTTAGTGTTTACCAACTGTGTAGATAAACCAAAAAGTGCTTACAAGCTAGTTTGACCAGCTTATAACGTTAGCCAAACATCCTTTTTATCTTCTCTTATTCATCTTTTTATTTCTCTCTATccttctctcctttctcttcaACACCTTGAAGTATCATCAACTTTTAagattctattttttattttacttccaCATAGTGCCTAAGGGaggaataaattttaaaaaaatactagaATGTCACACCCATGATTTAAATTTgtgatctaaaataatttttgaactcCCTATGCCACTAGGGTAGAATCTTCCCTTATGTCAACGGTATTCAACCATTTGTATATAACGGAAAAAAATCAGTTTTTCCCCTATTTGTGCAGTATAAGTTTCCTGACGAAGGGGATCCAATTGAACCCTCTTACCAACACCTAGCTATGCCCCTACTTCCAGTTGCTTTAATCTAAAGATCATGAGATCTCATTGTTACCAATCTGAAAAGATAACACGCTACAATGTAGCATCCGGGATCCTGCAACATCGAACCATGTGAATGGCCTGAGTTCTAGATTAGGCTGCTTAATGTTGTTATCCCTTTAACATCGGCAGTCTTCATTCCTCTTCATTATCCTTACTATATTACTACAAGTTGGCATGTACCCTAATTCCAATAAATTTTGCCACCAAATTCTGCCTGTTAATACCATTGTTATAAAGTGGCAAAGTACTGCATGCCATCCTACATGTGTTAGCATTGACTTATCTCCACAGGACATCCTTTATTTACAAGGTAGTAAACCTTCAATGCATAAGAACAATGATAAAAACTAACCTGGCTGTCTGTTTGTAGCTGTTAAAGATGTTGATTTTGAAACTTCCAAGCCTTTTAGAAATATTTAGATCATATTAGTCTTTGAGAAGTTTACAGACTTAGTCTTCACTTTGTCATAATACTAACCATAAAGATTCAGTTCCAATTTTCTAGCTGATAACTAGCAGAACAAAAAGTAGTTGCTTTCTGATATCCATGTTGATTGTTGCCTCTGTATTTTacttgatgtattgatgatgtttAATTTTAAGCCTTTTTTGTGGAACATGTTGAGGCACATTTTAACTTATCTATTATTTCCTTGACATTTCTATTTGTACAATTCACATTCTTTTACAGCGGAACCTATGCCTCTTTCTCAATCACCTATTCCTGGAAAGGCCCATCAAACTGGCCTATCAGCTAAGTCTGGAAAGGCCCGTAAAACTGGCCAATCCGCTAATTCTGGAAAGGTCCGTAAAACTGGTGGTGGAGGAGGAACTTCTTCACTGAAAAGGAAGTCTGATCTGAAGCAGCAAGGAAGGTATTTATGGAAGAAAGTTCATTCTAACATCACTAATACCGAAGTTTCCAATGCACTCCTAATTAAGGAAGAGAGCATGGAAAACAATGAAGCACCAAATAAAGTGCATAGTTCTTTGTTTGAGAGTCCAGTGTCTGATGACAATGCAACCATTACTCCTTTAGCCTGCCACCAGGAACTAGCAACTCCTCTCAAGGAATCTCCTCTTGCAGTAACTCCAGAGGATTTCGATAACTACATTAGTTCACTTGATGACATTCTACTTTTGCCTATTCACGGAAGTCCAAGCATTATCTCTGGCTCTTGCGGAGAAAAAGAAATGACTGGAGCTCGAAAGAAACTTGTTAACCTCCTACATATTGGTTTTCCTGCTTTATTTACCTCTGACAAACTTACCGAAGTTGCAACCTTGGCTTTGGAGCTGCAGAATGAACCTAACCTCAGTGATAGAGAGCTTTCAATGCTGAAGCTAATCCAAGAAATCCCACTAGCCAGCAATGATTTCCTAGAAGCTAAGCGAGTAACTAAACAAGCTGACAAATTCTTTGCTGACCTCGAGGCTAAAGTGACTCGTGTTTCTACGCTAAGGGATGATTACAATGCCTCAAAGAAAGAAATAGCTCTACTTGAGGTTGAAGATATGTCTACTTCCTCAGCTATACAGGAAATTGATGAAAAGATCGCCATCTTGCAATCACGCCGAGCTGCATTAGCCAAGGTTGCCAACAGAACCAACAAGAAGATAGCTGAAGCGAAATCAAAACAAAGAATGGTGATGGGCCATCTTCCAAAGATAGTA
This DNA window, taken from Solanum dulcamara chromosome 3, daSolDulc1.2, whole genome shotgun sequence, encodes the following:
- the LOC129883015 gene encoding uncharacterized protein LOC129883015 — encoded protein: MEGAEKISTSEANNICMTPREMDGFQIRPVALLESGEGLPYAPENWPNPGDIWTWKVGRRVKASGYFQDRYLIAPPRLQETPRKKMWFLSKLSLKTYLKTNYPEADTNAFFSSFVWDVPADFNAFFTSPEGKAEPMPLSQSPIPGKAHQTGLSAKSGKARKTGQSANSGKVRKTGGGGGTSSLKRKSDLKQQGRYLWKKVHSNITNTEVSNALLIKEESMENNEAPNKVHSSLFESPVSDDNATITPLACHQELATPLKESPLAVTPEDFDNYISSLDDILLLPIHGSPSIISGSCGEKEMTGARKKLVNLLHIGFPALFTSDKLTEVATLALELQNEPNLSDRELSMLKLIQEIPLASNDFLEAKRVTKQADKFFADLEAKVTRVSTLRDDYNASKKEIALLEVEDMSTSSAIQEIDEKIAILQSRRAALAKVANRTNKKIAEAKSKQRMVMGHLPKIVDEIQVANSESSEWKLKKQESEEKEVEILTKFAPLKGFSI